The sequence below is a genomic window from Limnochordia bacterium.
TTCGGCAGGAGAGTAGGATGTACCTATTAATCTGGTTAGGACGTTTGGTTTTTCTTTATCTACTTTACCGGTTTCTATCGCAGTTCCTTCGAGTTTTGTCGAGGGATAATGGTGACTTAGGCCTAGTTTTTGTCAGAGGCGAACCGGCTTTGCCTCCGGTGGTATGTCGCAGGATCCTCCCAGAGAACGGGGAGCAGATGTCCTGTGAACAGAAGCAGGAGGTCGTTCCCGGAGAGTACCTACAGGCAGATACAATTAGTATGGGACGGGCGCCCTTAAATGATGTGCAACTGCGGGAAGCTGAAATCGCCTTGTTCCATCTGCGCATTGAGAAACAAGAGGGATTCATAATCAGGAAAATAGATCGGAACCCCATATATCTCAACGGAGATCCGGTGGAAGAGGACGCTGTTCTTTCGTTAGGAGATGTGCTTAGTATAGGAAGTTATCTTTTTGTGGTGGTGAAGGGTTTTGCGCATACGCGTAGGGGCTAGGACCGATACTGGGCTGATGAGGTCCAATAACGAGGACGGGTACTTGGTGCGGGAATGGTTGTTTGCTGTGGCTGATGGAATGGGAGGTCACAGTGCAGGTGAGGTAGCTAGTTATCAAGCGTTACTTGGGCTCTCTGAGCTATGCAAGACTGATGGTATTCCCGGGGATGAAGGGGTTCTTGAGAATCATCTTCGTCAGGTCTTTGAGCGGGTTAATCAAGATGTACATAACCAAGCACGGGCTTGTCCAGGATGTGACGGTATGGGGACTACCTTGACGGCCATGGGGCTGACAGAACGAGGCTATGCCTATGCCCATGTAGGGGACAGTCGATTGTACTTGTTTCGTGATGGTCTGCTAACACAGGTCACTTCTGATCATTCCCTAGTTGCGGAACTTGTGCGCAACGGTACGCTATCTAGGGCGGAAGCCTATGATCACCCCTTAAGCAATGTGCTCAGCCGGGCCATTGGCGTTGAGCCTGAGGTTAAGGTGGAAACTGGTCAGGGAGAGATCTATCCAGGGGATGTCTTTCTGCTTTGCACCGATGGGATCGCCGGACCTGTAGAGGACCGATGGGTATCGTCGCTCTTATCCGAGGAACTATCTCCACA
It includes:
- a CDS encoding FHA domain-containing protein; protein product: MYLLIWLGRLVFLYLLYRFLSQFLRVLSRDNGDLGLVFVRGEPALPPVVCRRILPENGEQMSCEQKQEVVPGEYLQADTISMGRAPLNDVQLREAEIALFHLRIEKQEGFIIRKIDRNPIYLNGDPVEEDAVLSLGDVLSIGSYLFVVVKGFAHTRRG
- a CDS encoding Stp1/IreP family PP2C-type Ser/Thr phosphatase, which translates into the protein MRIRVGARTDTGLMRSNNEDGYLVREWLFAVADGMGGHSAGEVASYQALLGLSELCKTDGIPGDEGVLENHLRQVFERVNQDVHNQARACPGCDGMGTTLTAMGLTERGYAYAHVGDSRLYLFRDGLLTQVTSDHSLVAELVRNGTLSRAEAYDHPLSNVLSRAIGVEPEVKVETGQGEIYPGDVFLLCTDGIAGPVEDRWVSSLLSEELSPQSKAEKLVERALELGSTDNVTAVVVQVDKDKG